The genomic window CTGCAACGGCAAGAAGTGCCAGAGGAAGAGGAAGAATTACAAATGAAGCCGATGGTGCAGCGTCGGGCTGAGGGTCTTATGGCAGATGCGCCAGACATAGAAGCGTCCATCAACCAAGCAAGGGGTGGCGGACAGGCGATGGCAAAGAATATTCGCCATCCGATGGAGGTGGCGTTTGGCACTGATTTCAGTGGGGTGAAGGTTCACACGGATAGTCAGTCCGACCAGTTGAATCGGTCAATTCAGGCGCGTGCTTTCACAACGGGACAGGATGTGTTCTTTAGACAGGGAGAATATAATCCTGGGAGTCGAGGCGGTCAGGAGTTGTTAGCGCATGAGTTGACCCATGTTGTGCAGCAGAATGGTGGGGCTGTGCAGCGATCGTCCTTAAACTCCCTGCAACAGTCGTCAGCATCAGCCAGTAATGGGGGGATAGCTTTGGTGCAGAGGGCGTCGCTAAATAGCATCGAACGCCTTTCCTGGGATGAAACAGGGAAGGAAATGTGGAGTGCTAACCCATCAGACCCTTCACCCATAGCACAGCATATAAATAGGCTTGTGAAGGAAGGCGTGCTAAATACCACCAACGTAAGTGAATTTGTCAGCGGTCACGCGATCGCGGCGGCAATGGGAGGAAAGAATCATGAAAGTAATATCGTGGGATGGGATGGAAATACACATGAGATAAAACAAACGGAATTTGAATGGGCGGTGCTAAAGGGACAACGAAGTACATACACAGATGCACTACCGCCTCAAGCAAATGAAACGGGTCAAATAATAGTAGAAGCCCAATTGTACGGAGACGAAAAGTGGCAGGTTATCCTTGATCAATGGGCAATGACACTAAAAAACCATGTAGTTGCGAATTGGGTAGAATTGAAAGACAATGGCAAGGCGAAAATAAATCCTAAGATACCAGTAAAGACTGGTATAGAAGACCCCAGTGAAGAAGCGATATTACAAGGAATCAAAAGAAGTTTGAAAGCAGGTGGTCATTCATTAGAAAGAGTGAAGAGAATACCGAATGATTATCGGATCTCGTATGCCCCTACAAGTAAGAAGTCAGGGCGTGAATTCGAGTTAAACCAAGAAAATTTACCAACAGTTGAGTTCAACAAAAGTGCAGACATCAATACACTATTTAATGTTGCAAAACCTGCAAAGGCTAAATTAATAGCAATAGATAAATGGTTTTTATACTCACCAATACCTTAATTGAGAGTAAATAATAGATAAAGACTTGAAGATCAAAAGGGGATTTGTAGCCAAATGCTAATAAATCAGGAATGATCGCCATCATCCAACGCCTAGACAATTTCAGCCAGAGGCGATCGCCCGATACTATAGCGGTTCTCAATTGCATGGAATACATTTTTCAACGCAGAATTCAAGTATTTGAACCACATCTGTCGTAGGGGCGCAAGGCCTTGCGCCCCTACCGCGTGGTCTATTCTACCTGAAAATAGCTGTAATTACAAGCCAGGGGCAAAATTTGTCTAGCCCTCCTGATACAGCATGAATTAGGAGTCAGGAGTCAAAAAGGCTTTTTATTGGCTTATAGACCAAAGTACTGTACCTGACAAACTTGCAATTCGCTGGATTATATGCGCTAAAATAACCGTCATTGTAAATGTTCGCTGAGAATAGCCAACATGATTTCAGCTTGATTTAAACTTTTGATGAATTGTGTTAAAAGTGCGATCGCTGTATTCTAGATACGCGAACTAGCAAATATTCATCCACCTACTGCTTGGGCATCAGGAGAAAAAAATGAGAGAACATGTAAGCCAGTCCAAAAAAGCTACCACTGCTTCCTTCTCAATACCATCTCTGAAACACCGGATACCCGGCTTTGGTTTAGATTCCTCACAAGCTTCACCCCAAGCAGTTCCATTGGTGCAGCCACTTCATAAACCTCTCACCCACGACATTAGTCGAATACCCTTGCGTAATCCCCAAGCAAAACTCTCAATTAGCCAGCCTGGGGATAAATATGAACAGGAAGCCGATAGTGTAGCACAGCAGGTAATGCAAAGAATAGCGCAACCTGTAAATCGCCAGTCTATTCAACGAGAAGCATTGCCAGAAGAAGAACAATTGCAGATGAAACCGATGGCAAATTCCATCACTCCTTTGGTGCAACGACAAGAAATGCTAGAGGATGAGGAAGAATTGCAAATGAAATCTCTGGACAATAGCACACTGCAACGTCAAGAAATGCCAGAGGATGAGGAAGAATTGCAGATGAAGCCGATGGTGCAGCGTCGGGCTGAGGCTTCTATGGCTGCTGCGCCTGACCTGGAAGCGTCCATCAATCAGGCAAGGGGTGGCGGACAGGCGATGGCAAAGAATATTCGCCATCCGATGGAGGTGGCGTTTGGCACTGATTTTAGTGGGGTGAAGGTTCACACAGATGGTCAATCTGACCAGTTGAATCGGTCAATTCAGGCGCGTGCTTTCACGACGGGACAGGATGTGTTCTTTCGGCAGGGGGAATATAATCCTGGAAGTCGGGGTGGGCAGGAGTTGCTGGCGCATGAGTTGACTCATGTTGTGCAGCAGAATGGGGGGGCGGTGCAGCGATCGCAATTGAAGCAGCCGAGTAGTGCGAGTATGTTCATCGTCCAACGGGTGATCAGCAATACCCAACAAACTAACACCAATAGATGCTGGGCAGCGGTCGGCTATGCAATACATAAACACTTTGGGGGACAAGAACCGACCGAGGCATCATTCGTTACTAATTTTGGTAGCGCCAGTGCCAGAGCAAAATATCTGAATAATGAAGTATGTGATATAGATGACATCATCGGAAGTTCATCGGCCCAGAATCACTTAACGGGGCATGACGGTGTCGGCGAATATGGGAAATCGGGGTTAACAGCAAAGTTCAATAAAAACGAGCCAATCGTGGCGAACGTAGGTGGAGTTCACTACATAATCCTCACCGGTGGCCATTCAGAACCGAACAAAGAGTATGCAATAACATACATGGACCCGGACACCGGAACGACCCTTCAAGATCAACAATGCACGCTAAACAGAGCAAAGACGAAGGTAACCGGGGTTGGGACGTACAAACTGACCAATTTGTATTACACGGGATGATGTAAAGAGTGCGATCTCTGAGCTTGTAGTGTGATCGCCTGCTCTTGTAGGGTGCGTTAACAAAGTAACGCACCGAACTACGAGAGATATTAATTCGGCATGAACAATGGATATTTTAACGTGAGTGCGATCGCCTGATCTTGTAGGGTGCGTTAGCGGTAGTGCGATCGCCCCGAAGTGTTTTTGTGAATTAGTGCGATCGCCTGATATTGTAGCGACAGTCTTAATAGTCAAACAATGCCCTTGGCAACGGCTAAAGCCGTATCGCTCATGATGGAGGTTTGATGTAGTGCGATGCCTGCGGCGGGCGTAGCCATCGCCTGGTTTTCCCTCGTGCGCGAGCGTTGCAGTGCTGCAAGCATATCCGCCCGCAGATTGGGTTGAGGGAACGAAAACCAACCAATAAAGATAAAATAGTTGTCAAACTCAAATCACTTTGAGCGCTATGAAAACATCAGCACTTCAACAAGCCATTGAATCAGTAGAAAGTTTACCCATAGAAGATCAAGAAATCTTGCTGGATATCCTGCAAAAACGATTACTTGAACGGCGACGAACTAACTTATACCAAGAAGTTAGCGAAATTAAACAAGAATTTGCCGAAGGAAACGTAAAATTTGGCTCAGTAGATCAATTCTTAGCAGAATTAGATCAACCATGAAAATCGGTTGGACACCTAAATCCCTTCGTGCTTTTAAACGTCTAATCCGTAAAAACCCGAATCTTAGACCCCTGATTGAACAAACATTACGCCAGTTAGCCGAAGATCCCTTTCATCCAAGCTTACACACCCACAAGCTTAAAGGCGATTTATCAAATATCTGGTCATGTTCAATTGATTATAGTTATCGTCTTTTGTTTGAATTTGTGGAAAATCCTGAAGAGCAAGAAGAAGGGATATTACTCATAAATTTGGGAGATCATGATCAAGTATATTAGCTGATTCCCCAGGATTGGCAATTTTCAACGATTCATAGATTTATCACCCAACGTGTTTATCCGCCAAATTGGGGGATGAGTAGGGGCGCAAGGCCTTGCGCCCCTACAATCGAATGCACCGCCACACCATTATCATTTGCCCGAACAATTTCCGCGAGACGCGATCGCGTTCTCTCCAGCATAGGCGATCGCATAAGATAAATTTCCCGACAATTTAGACCTGGTACATAGTGTGGTGAGTGCGATGCCTGGGGCATCAAACGAGATTAGCCAGCATTGATGGGTTTTTCCGTCAATATCCAGAACTGGCAACTTTGTTAATGATTTAGAATGCGTAGTACGATCTCTAAGATATCCACAAAGTGCGATCGCCTGATCTTGTAGGATGCGTCAGCGATCGCGACTATTGTAGAGTAAACGTGCGTGCGATCGCTCACCTTGTAGAGACTGTCTTGAAAGTCAACCGAAGACTGCGCGAAACACTCAAACGTGAAGCCAGAAGTTACTTCCCGGAAGGCAGAAGTTCCTACAGACTGCGCGAAACACTCAAACGTGAAGCCAGAAGTTAATTCCGGGAAGGCAGAAGTTCCTACAGACTGCGCGAAACACTCAAACGTGAAGGCGGAAGTTAATTCCGGGAAGGCAGAAGTTCCTACAGACTGCGCGAAACACTCAAACGTGAAGCCAGAAGTTAATTCCGGGAAGGCAGTAGTGCGATCGCATCTGTTTTACAGCAGAATTCAAGTATTTGAACCACATCTGTCGTAGGGGCGCAAGGCCTTGCGCCCCTACACGTTTTTTAATTACACAACATATACAGTGAAATTCACTAGATTATCCTGACCAAATCGCAGTGAATCGCCATTAAGCAGGCGATATTGCATACCAGGAGTTAGAGAAGTATTGTTTAAATAAATACCATTTGTACTCATATCAACAATCATGTATGCATTTTGCGACCAGTCCCAATCGACTCGCGCATGACGACGAGAGATTATTCCCTCACTGGGAATGCCAGTCAAGTCAATTTCTGGCGGCGCTATTCCTGGACTCTGACTGCGGCGACCAATATAACCTCCTTCCCCAACGAGGTTAAATTCTCTTCCGGTGGTATGAATCAACTTTAAGAGTGGCGCTCTTTGAGGTGGGGGAGTATAAACAGGCGGTGTTGGGGGATAAGAAACCCGTTGCTGATAGACTGTTGAATAATCAACGGGAGCTTGTTGGGGAACTTCGTAGTTAGGCTGGTTTGTTGGTGGCCGCTGATACTGAATAGGTGGTTGTTGACTGGGCGGTGGTTGACTAGGCGGTGGTTGACTAGGTGGTTCTGGTGTAGAGGAAACTACATTACCCAGAGGAGTGGAACACCAGGGACAAACCTTAGCATTGTTAGGCAGGGCGCGGTTAAAATATTCGCAACTGGGATTAGGGCACCGATTTGCAGGCATAGGAATTTATATCATCAGGCATAGGTTGTAAAGCTACAAGACCTACTTTCCTAAGTAAACACTGACCCTGACGAGTGGTTAGCATCTGGGCAAATGTAGAACCACCAGGCAGGCGGTTGCTGTCTTTAGGGTACACTACAAAAATAGGGTATCCCAAAGGGTAGCTTTGGAAAGTTGTGACATCAACATAATAATCATCATGTTGACACAAATCATCTGAGGGATTAATTGAGCGGCGATCGCGCCGTTGAAACAGAGGTTGAATCGCTGACTTGTTGCCATCTGCGATCGCTAGGGGATAGCCAGTACACTGACTCGAAGTTTTACTGATAATCCCAAAACTGATGATACCAGGAGTTCGCCCCTTTAGAGTCTCGCTGCGTATCTGGTTTTGGGTTTTTGTTGTATCAAGTTTAGTAACCTTTGCAAATAAAGCTTCGTCCTGAGGGGCGTTTTTGAGAACTATTTCTTGAAATTTACTGATTGCTTCCGGTTCAGTTGGGGCAAAAGGTTTCAGAGTCAGATTTGGAAGTTTGGGGCTAATTTGCTGCCAATTAGTAATTTTACCTGTATAAATTTGACGTAATTGCTCAAGACTTATTTCCCCTCCAAGAGCACTAGCAAGATTTGAGTCTCTCTTATTAAATGCTACAAATACCAGTAACCCATCATAAGCAACTGGTTTTTTAGCAAGTTTATCTGTGATCTTGTCTACCAAACTAGTAATTGCAAAATCTTTTTTGCTTGTTTGGACTTCTTCGATACTTTTTATCGGATTATCTATATTTGATGACAAAACAGATTCATAGTTAAATGTTGCTGTTGCATCTGACTTTGGTCTGGTCAATAAATCTCCTAAACGACTGTTGTCCACTGGTTGCGTTAAAACAAAGCTCCATGTACTGTCTTTTTCTCCTGTGTAAGTAAATTGTCCGGAAGGAATGTTAGGGACTTCAGAGAAATTCCGCACAAGTCCAGACCATTGTATATATTGATTAGAACTAACTGTTTTCTTACCCCAAAGCCAATACCAAATTCCCCCCCCAAGTAGTAAGAAAGCCAGAATTACTAGCAGAATTAAGGGGATTGGGAAACGCTTTTCTCTTTCTTGAGAAGCTGGTGAGCCTACTGAACTTTTGCCATGATCTTCTTTGGGAAGTTCCAGTAATGCTTGACGAGCTGCTTCTGCACTCTCGAAACGAGTTTCCAGCCCAATTAATCGATAAATAAACTGCTTTAAATGGCTATCGGTATTTGGCCATTGTTGATTATCTCTAGGATCGAGAGGCTGGTTGGATGAAAAATTAGTTGTACGTCCTGCCCATAAAGAAAAGGCTACCAATCCTAATGATTCTAAATCTTGCTCAGGTCTGGCGAGCGCGGGTTGAGTAATAATGGGCGGAAGAAATAAGTTTTCCCAGATAGCTAAATCACAAAAGTATATAGAAAATTTTTGATTATTTTCTACTTTAATTAAAGTACTATCTAAATTGATGTTGCCGTGAGTGATACCCAGTTGTGTTTGGTTTGAGGGAAAACGCAGCTTTTGGGTGTGGAGAAACTGGAGAGTTTGTAGACCTTGATTTAAGACCTCACGGACTTCAGGAGATGTCATTGCTCCCTTGTCTATTAGATATTTACCTAAAGTTTGAGATAACTCTACTCCTTTAGTAATTAAATAACAGCGTTCTCCTTTTTCATCAGCGATCGCTTCTTTAGTTTCGACAAGACGGAAGTTTTGAATTCTACTATCGGCTAAACTTACCCCACCTACTTGTTTAAAAGTCTCTTTGCGCTTCCGAGTCTCGCTTTCATTAAAAGAACGATTGGGTAGCAGGTATTCTTTGATGATTACAGGCTGTTTGTCTTTGAGTTGGATACCTGAATATAAGCGGCCTAAACCCCGCACACCAACAAAACTAGCTATTTGATAAGTCCCCTGATTTCCTTTAATCTCAGCCTGCTGCGGTAAAGTTGCTGGAAAACCACATTCCAAGCAAAACTTAGCACCCTTGATTTGCTGCGCCGTTTGGAAGGGGCGATCGCAAGTTAAGGGAGAATTGTACGAGCAGGGGTATTCTTGATAAAAAGATTCAAATGAAGGCATATACAAAGAGTTTCGTGAATTGCGCCGATTACTTTTGTCGCGCTCAAGCGTGAACTAATCCTAACTTGAGAGCAGCCACAATAGCTTGAGTCCGGCTAGTAACCTTCAATTTTTCAAAAATACTTGTGAGATGCGCCTTAACAGTAGCAACTGTTACATATAAATGTTTAGCGATTTCTTCATTAGAAGCACCTTGAGTTAACCAGTGTAAAACTTCTTGCTCTCTTTGGGTTAAATGCACCTCATGAGATGCTTTCATACTAGAGTCTGAATAAGCCTGAAAAAACCGGAAAAATCGACTAGCAACTTCTGAAGGTAGATAAATTTCTGACCTTGTAACAGTGTCAATAGCTTCACACAATTGTGTTGCCAAACGATTTTTAAACACATAACCTGCGGCTCCCGCCTGCATTGCTCTAAAAATCCAGTCATCTTCTTGATGAGCCGACAATACTAAAACCTTGCCAGTGTAAGCAGTTTCCTTAAGACGTGCCAAAACTGTAATCCCATCACATCCTTTCAATTGCATATCCAGCAAAATTAAATCTGGACACTTCTGGGCTGTTAATTTTAAAACTTGCTCTACAGTATCAGCATCACCCACAACTTCTACAGGTAAAGCAGAATTAATACTATAAAAGTTGAGGAGGGTACGTAACCCCTGGCGGAAGCGTTCTTCATCATCTACCAGCAAAACTGAAAGTTTTTTATGATCATTAGTCATATTTGTAATTACGAATTACGTTAGCGTAGCGGGGCGTAGCCCATTACGAATTATAAATTATTTATCTCCTCCTTGATCGAGGCAAAACTATAGAAAATTGCGCTCCCCTTTCTGACAAAACTTGTGGCCAGATACTTCCTTGATGATCCAGAATAATTTTTTTAGCGATAGTTAAACCCAGCCCTGTACCTCCTCTACGTCGGGAATAAAATGGGGTAAATACTTTTTGTAAATCCTCTTGAGATAGTCCTGGCCCTTGATCTAAGATTTTAATTAAAACTTCATCTTGAAAAATTTGCCAGCTACAGGTAATAGTTCCTGAATTCGGACTGAAATGAACAGCATTACTGAGGATATTGTCAAAGACTTGTTTCATTTGCAATCTGTCTATCTTCAGTATTGTCGATGTATCGGGAATCGATATTTTAATTTTTTTCTGATTAATTAGAGGTTGTAAATTTGTGATACTTTCAACTAACAAATTTCTTAAATCTTGAAATGTTACCCTTAATTTTGCACTTTGACCACAATCAATAAGCTCATTTAAATTAGTATCTAAATCTTCTATACTTTCGCCAATGATTGTTGCTTGCTCTTGCCAAGGACTATCCTTTAACCCTAAGTATAAGTTATGTGCATACAATCCGATAAGTCCTAGAGAGTTACGCAATTGATGACCTACTCGATGCAAGATATTTTCCAGGAGTTGAATTTCAGTTTTTTGTCTTCCATAGTCTAAGTAAATATCTACATACTTACTCAGGAGCATAGCAGAGCGTTTTACGTATAATTGCAAACTCGATGACAGAGGTTCATGAGTAATGATTTGAATGTATTCAGGTTTTTGATTTCTATAGCCTATGGGGCAAATGTAAGAAATGGATGAAAAGTCCTTAAGTCTAAATTCATGTAAAGTCAAAGCAGGCGGAAAGTCTGTAAGCCATACTTCTGACCGCAAATAAGCTAAAACTTTTGGCGAAAAAGAAGCTTGGTCTTGACCATAATGTATAACTTCCTGATGATTTTCTAGCAAATAATCATGATAGACAATCCGAGCGAAAAAAATTGGATACTGACTAGTTAGCTGCTCAGACTCTAGCTGACAAAAGCTCTGAATATCTGAGGAATTCAAATAATTAGAGCCATTTTCTAGTTTTTGTACAGAAAAGCCTAGTGTCATAGCTTTAACTCGCTTTTTACAACCAAATATTTTTACTTTTCTGCTGACCAGTATAAAATTATGCAGGACCAGTAATATTTATTTTTTGTTAAGTTATTTTGTTAGATAATTAATCCAAAGAATTATAGGACTCCGATTTGATTTTTGAAAACATACTGAGACTGAAAAGCCCGTTTTATCAGGCTTTTATCTAAAATCTTGTCCAGAAATCAGATATGAGTCCTATATTAAGTTTGTATTCACTGGTGCTTCTCACCTTCCTAACGCCCTTTTTACTCTCATTAGAGAATATTTAAACCCTTGTTTCTCCGTGCTAGCTTCCAAACAAGGATTTTTTGGCTTTGCTGATAAAGCGAGGCTTTGAAAAAGATTCAAGGTCAGCATCTTATTTTTCTATCCTCAAAGATATAAAAGAGCGCTAATTTCAAGGGATAGATTGATCTACAAACTGAAGTTACTGCTTTACGGATTTTTGAAAAGCTAATATTTTCTAGCCCTCTCAATCATCATTCTGGGGAACCTAGGGAGATGGAGAATAACTACTAACTAAACGTGAGTTCGACGGCTCATGTGGTATTGCCTAATGATCTGAGTCAAAAGCCTTTAAGAGGTTTTACTACGCAAAACCGTCCCTCTCGCCCGTCGGAAAGGACAGACTTGAACTTTATTTTAAGTCTGGGAAAGGTCTTTTGACTTACGTTAACTAATGCCCAATGCCCCATCCCCAAATATCGACAAAAGTCTAATTAACTTTAGAAGGCTGATACATATACTCTAGATGCATCTGGATTAGCTACCAGCACAACACCTTCATGCTTATCTTCGTTCTTCAAACTTTAGCCGAAATTCTAGCTGGAGGAACCTCACTTACCAGTACAGAGCAAATTGACTTTAGCCATCCTGGTAATCGAAGGGAAGAGGGAGCAGGCCCGACTCTCAATTTATACATTTATGATATTCGTGAGAGTAAGCAGTATCAACAAGCCGGAAGGCAAGTTGAACGTAATACTACACGCCATCTACAAGCTGGCACTGTAACTTGGGCACCTGCTTGGTTTGATGTTTCGCTGCTTTTAACAGCCTGGGATAGGACGACTTTAGGCGAACATCATTTCCTCAGTGAAGCTT from Nostoc sp. UHCC 0926 includes these protein-coding regions:
- a CDS encoding eCIS core domain-containing protein, which encodes MREHVSQSKKATTASFSIPSLKHRIPGFGLDSSQASPQAVPLVQPLHKPLTHDISRIPLRNPQAKLSISQPGDKYEQEADSVAQQVMQRIAQPVNRQSIQREALPEEEQLQMKPMANSITPLVQRQEMLEDEEELQMKSLDNSTLQRQEMPEDEEELQMKPMVQRRAEASMAAAPDLEASINQARGGGQAMAKNIRHPMEVAFGTDFSGVKVHTDGQSDQLNRSIQARAFTTGQDVFFRQGEYNPGSRGGQELLAHELTHVVQQNGGAVQRSQLKQPSSASMFIVQRVISNTQQTNTNRCWAAVGYAIHKHFGGQEPTEASFVTNFGSASARAKYLNNEVCDIDDIIGSSSAQNHLTGHDGVGEYGKSGLTAKFNKNEPIVANVGGVHYIILTGGHSEPNKEYAITYMDPDTGTTLQDQQCTLNRAKTKVTGVGTYKLTNLYYTG
- a CDS encoding eCIS core domain-containing protein, whose protein sequence is MREHVSQSKKANTASFSIPSLKHRIPGFGLDSPQASPQAVPLVQPLNKPLTHDISRIPLRNPQAKLSISQPGDKYEQEADSVAQQVMQRIAQPVNRQSIQPQALPEGEELQMKPMANSIRPLQRQEMPEDEEELQMKSLDNSTLQRQEVPEEEEELQMKPMVQRRAEGLMADAPDIEASINQARGGGQAMAKNIRHPMEVAFGTDFSGVKVHTDSQSDQLNRSIQARAFTTGQDVFFRQGEYNPGSRGGQELLAHELTHVVQQNGGAVQRSSLNSLQQSSASASNGGIALVQRASLNSIERLSWDETGKEMWSANPSDPSPIAQHINRLVKEGVLNTTNVSEFVSGHAIAAAMGGKNHESNIVGWDGNTHEIKQTEFEWAVLKGQRSTYTDALPPQANETGQIIVEAQLYGDEKWQVILDQWAMTLKNHVVANWVELKDNGKAKINPKIPVKTGIEDPSEEAILQGIKRSLKAGGHSLERVKRIPNDYRISYAPTSKKSGREFELNQENLPTVEFNKSADINTLFNVAKPAKAKLIAIDKWFLYSPIP
- a CDS encoding sensor histidine kinase, whose protein sequence is MTLGFSVQKLENGSNYLNSSDIQSFCQLESEQLTSQYPIFFARIVYHDYLLENHQEVIHYGQDQASFSPKVLAYLRSEVWLTDFPPALTLHEFRLKDFSSISYICPIGYRNQKPEYIQIITHEPLSSSLQLYVKRSAMLLSKYVDIYLDYGRQKTEIQLLENILHRVGHQLRNSLGLIGLYAHNLYLGLKDSPWQEQATIIGESIEDLDTNLNELIDCGQSAKLRVTFQDLRNLLVESITNLQPLINQKKIKISIPDTSTILKIDRLQMKQVFDNILSNAVHFSPNSGTITCSWQIFQDEVLIKILDQGPGLSQEDLQKVFTPFYSRRRGGTGLGLTIAKKIILDHQGSIWPQVLSERGAQFSIVLPRSRRR
- a CDS encoding substrate-binding domain-containing protein, producing MPSFESFYQEYPCSYNSPLTCDRPFQTAQQIKGAKFCLECGFPATLPQQAEIKGNQGTYQIASFVGVRGLGRLYSGIQLKDKQPVIIKEYLLPNRSFNESETRKRKETFKQVGGVSLADSRIQNFRLVETKEAIADEKGERCYLITKGVELSQTLGKYLIDKGAMTSPEVREVLNQGLQTLQFLHTQKLRFPSNQTQLGITHGNINLDSTLIKVENNQKFSIYFCDLAIWENLFLPPIITQPALARPEQDLESLGLVAFSLWAGRTTNFSSNQPLDPRDNQQWPNTDSHLKQFIYRLIGLETRFESAEAARQALLELPKEDHGKSSVGSPASQEREKRFPIPLILLVILAFLLLGGGIWYWLWGKKTVSSNQYIQWSGLVRNFSEVPNIPSGQFTYTGEKDSTWSFVLTQPVDNSRLGDLLTRPKSDATATFNYESVLSSNIDNPIKSIEEVQTSKKDFAITSLVDKITDKLAKKPVAYDGLLVFVAFNKRDSNLASALGGEISLEQLRQIYTGKITNWQQISPKLPNLTLKPFAPTEPEAISKFQEIVLKNAPQDEALFAKVTKLDTTKTQNQIRSETLKGRTPGIISFGIISKTSSQCTGYPLAIADGNKSAIQPLFQRRDRRSINPSDDLCQHDDYYVDVTTFQSYPLGYPIFVVYPKDSNRLPGGSTFAQMLTTRQGQCLLRKVGLVALQPMPDDINSYACKSVP
- a CDS encoding FHA domain-containing protein, with the protein product MPANRCPNPSCEYFNRALPNNAKVCPWCSTPLGNVVSSTPEPPSQPPPSQPPPSQQPPIQYQRPPTNQPNYEVPQQAPVDYSTVYQQRVSYPPTPPVYTPPPQRAPLLKLIHTTGREFNLVGEGGYIGRRSQSPGIAPPEIDLTGIPSEGIISRRHARVDWDWSQNAYMIVDMSTNGIYLNNTSLTPGMQYRLLNGDSLRFGQDNLVNFTVYVV
- a CDS encoding response regulator transcription factor — protein: MTNDHKKLSVLLVDDEERFRQGLRTLLNFYSINSALPVEVVGDADTVEQVLKLTAQKCPDLILLDMQLKGCDGITVLARLKETAYTGKVLVLSAHQEDDWIFRAMQAGAAGYVFKNRLATQLCEAIDTVTRSEIYLPSEVASRFFRFFQAYSDSSMKASHEVHLTQREQEVLHWLTQGASNEEIAKHLYVTVATVKAHLTSIFEKLKVTSRTQAIVAALKLGLVHA
- a CDS encoding type II toxin-antitoxin system RelE/ParE family toxin, which produces MKIGWTPKSLRAFKRLIRKNPNLRPLIEQTLRQLAEDPFHPSLHTHKLKGDLSNIWSCSIDYSYRLLFEFVENPEEQEEGILLINLGDHDQVY